Proteins encoded together in one Monomorium pharaonis isolate MP-MQ-018 chromosome 8, ASM1337386v2, whole genome shotgun sequence window:
- the LOC105841124 gene encoding signal-induced proliferation-associated 1-like protein 2 isoform X3 — translation MIASLSMNGGGNGGPVSRVGRGLALHRSNSSLELPHSPDPASRVPETPLRREYGSHGSIDVVAQSITNGENFFAMLQDFRPAEQRGAVTGDYLRRVHQQDASGQPLDVDEVCGPTGAGSSPKLRLKLNRLWGGKPPRAMEETCASPVVSADVEERHRRRAFAHYDCQSLTANLGYAAKLRGILLARRRNTATGASAASALRASTPDETPEEDAGDGKGNDLLESCPFFRNEIGGEGEREVGLTRCAQGNGIHRPSLSYGVSVLEPPPGETLWKNTCPLQKRPLPIESVDEGAHYYRRYFLGREHQNWFGMDEQLGPVAISIRKDVSQYRVIVRTSELLTLRGSVPEEALGIRPQGRPPTRELLELVAPEVQLGCLRLGTPAAEEALARLDEQGLSNRYKVGVLYCRSGQRTEEEMYNNQHAGPALLEFLDAIGQRIRLRGFEGYKAGLDTRTDSTGTHAVAATHRGTEVTFHVSTMLPFTPNNRQQLLRKRHIGNDIVTIVFQEPGALPFSPRRIRSQFQHVFIIVRAINPCTENTQYSIAVSRSKEVPIFGPPIPQGAAFTKGKAFADFILAKVINAENAAHRSEKFATMATRTRQEYLKDLATNYASTTVVDTGQKFSMLSFSSKKKTAVRPRLSCDASQRGAICWQVILEDSNQNTDCYLGISIDTIVLIEEHSRQIVFVTPCVSVLGWHAQTNSLRLYHHQGECITIHVRGDYGERDELMEIVARLRAVTQGAPASELSLKRNSLGQLGFHVQPDGVVTQVESMGLSWQAGLRQASRLVEICKVAVSTLSHDQMVDLLKTSAQVTVTVIPPTNDGNPRRGCTLQNCHYLSNNYEGDYENLTSADNTPSQQTAMSHQRRYDRSFSPPRSSNSSGYGTGSSSRSFNDPRFPLEGTMTSSSSGHSSADDRWYELLEPQDQDGGHRPDGTPPPLPVRQNYQAVTPNKSAQKKDKTHYASAKQLVDSSKHREHSHEHYTKENNYVSSKVIQENARHENYQRQLDNTQHRGQDHVTTNYVKLQKERYEIKQENLYASQRELHKNDVQHHSHQKLSASNSLPLGHNAVYSLPKSGSNNNLGRYNEYEQSGGKYDYETPAKPDRNSKYEVQEEKVVERPAKYEHDVRAHDKRHGYEYSEDIYERRNSKYDMELAKYEMECQHGGNERKHNNDNNGEHGRESIKYEMPHDFKVGEKVTCLKTSMSERPVPHKVSVEYRQSKDFPVSLPPEMRISDVNCQEMTTMPSEDELSNGSGSVSPRLRRANKHRGGNRTPSSGSSRNQSPRPKPGMRNSHRNSANLTSSTLQEDLMRLINPDYIADDNQILNNNLMNSVMSPNQNSNKINNNMLEIQNRCRSRENLCGNSTSTLSVLPTNGQENGNNGSEVILTMARPATVISNASTASSPAPSENKLSKEERLSPRVTKPLHPIIKSHNNLTPIKDVKTHNDVNVDCWKNQHADSNRSTKQHPQEWSDDRIIDGCNANTNPVSDLQSHLSSLELRMARETRIRISLEDEVRRLRDENRRLQESESLRLSLEDENRRLKDENHAAAQQLRRFTEWFFQTMDHQ, via the exons ATGATCGCGAGTCTGTCAATGAACGGCGGCGGCAACGGCGGGCCGGTGAGCCGCGTGGGCCGTGGATTGGCCCTTCACAGGTCCAACTCCAGTCTGGAGCTTCCGCACAGTCCGGATCCTGCCTCCAGGGTGCCAGAGACGCCTCTCAGGAGGGAGTATGGTTCCCATG GAAGCATCGACGTAGTGGCGCAGTCCATCACAAACGGCGAGAACTTCTTCGCTATGCTGCAGGACTTTCGACCAGCGGAGCAGCGCGGCGCTGTCACCGGTGACTATCTGCGCCGCGTCCATCAGCAGGACGCGTCCGGTCAGCCGCTCGACGTGGACGAGGTCTGCGGCCCGACCGGCGCCGGTTCCAGTCCGAAGTTGCGGCTGAAGTTGAACAGATTGTGGGGCGGCAAGCCACCGCGGGCGATGGAGGAGACGTGCGCCAGCCCAGTGGTGTCGGCCGACGTGGAGGAGCGGCACCGGAGACGCGCCTTTGCCCATTACGATTGCCAATCGTTGACAGCGAATCTAGGCTACGCCGCGAAGCTCCGAGGGATTCTTCTTGCGAGGAGGAGAAACACGGCCACTGGGGCGTCCGCTGCCAGCGCGCTGCGAGCATCCACTCCCGACGAGACGCCCGAGGAGGACGCCGGCGACGGAAAAG GTAATGACTTGCTAGAGTCATGTCCCTTTTTCCGCAACGAAATCGGCGGCGAGGGAGAACGCGAGGTCGGCCTCACTCGCTGCGCCCAGGGCAACGGAATTCACAGACCGTCATTGTCTTACGGTGTCTCAGTGTTGGAGCCACCGCCCGGCGAGACTTTGTGGAAAAATACTTGTCCACTGCAGAAACGGCCCCTGCCCATTGAAAGTGTCGACGAAGGGGCCCACTACTACCGGCGATACTTCCTCG GACGAGAGCATCAGAACTGGTTTGGCATGGACGAACAGCTAGGTCCGGTGGCCATCAGTATCCGCAAGGACGTCAGTCAGTACCGCGTGATTGTGCGTACATCAGAGTTACTAACGTTACGCGGCTCTGTGCCGGAGGAGGCTCTCGGCATCAGGCCACAAGGTCGGCCGCCCACCAGGGAACTTCTGGAACTTGTTGCGCCTGAAGTGCAATTGGGATGTCTGAGGCTCGGCACACCCGCCGCCGAGGAAGCACTGGCGAGGCTGGACGAACAGGGATTATCCAACAGGTACAAAGTTGGCGTGCTGTATTGCCGATCTGGTCAGAGGACAGAGGAGGAGATGTACAACAATCAGCACGCCGGTCCAGCCCTCCTGGAATTCCTGGACGCTATTG GCCAAAGAATAAGACTGCGAGGATTCGAGGGTTACAAGGCCGGACTGGACACCAGAACCGACTCGACGGGTACGCACGCGGTAGCGGCGACGCATCGCGGCACGGAAGTCACCTTTCACGTGTCCACCATGCTACCCTTCACGCCTAACAACCGGCAGCAGCTGCTGAGGAAGAGGCACATCGGAAATGACATAGTCACGATAGTTTTTCAG GAACCTGGTGCGTTACCATTCAGTCCGCGAAGAATACGCTCCCAGTTTCAACACGTGTTCATCATCGTGCGAGCCATAAATCCTTGTACCGAAAACACACAATACAGCATAGCAGTGTCCAGGAGCAAAGAAGTACCCATCTTTGGGCCGCCCATTCCGCAGGGTGCTGCGTTCACAAAGGGAAAGGCTTTCGCAGACTTTATTCTGGCCAAGGTCATAAACGCCGAAAATGCGGCTCACAG ATCCGAAAAGTTCGCTACAATGGCCACGAGGACGAGACAAGAATATCTGAAAGACCTAGCTACGAATTATGCTAGCACCACAGTTGTCGACACGGGCCAAAAGTTCT CGATGCTCTCCTTCAGTAGCAAAAAGAAGACAGCAGTGCGACCGAGACTTTCCTGCGATGCATCACAGCGCGGCGCGATTTGCTGGCAAGTCATACTCGAAGACAGCAATCAAAATACCGATTGTTATTTAGGCATAAGCATAGACACCATCGTGTTGATCGAAGAACATTCCAGGCAGATAGTATTTGTCACTCCGTGCGTGAGCGTGCTTGGATGGCACGCCCAAACAAACAG TTTAAGATTGTATCATCATCAAGGCGAATGCATTACCATACACGTACGCGGTGATTACGGCGAGCGGGACGAATTAATGGAAATTGTGGCTCGACTACGTGCCGTAACTCAGGGTGCACCGGCCTCCGAGTTGTCGCTGAAAAGGAACAGTCTCGGACAATTGGGCTTCCACGTTCAGCCCGATGGCGTCGTGACGCAGGTCGAGAGTATGGGGCTGTCGTGGCAAGCCGGCTTGAGACAGGCCTCCAGGCTGGTCGAAATTTGCAAGGTGGCCGTATCGACTTTGAGTCACGACCAGATGGTCGATCTCTTGAAGACTAGTGCTCAAGTCACCGTCACCGTAATACCGCCGACTAATGATGGAAATCCGCGAAG AGGATGCACACTGCAAAACTGTCATTACCTGTCGAATAATTACGAAGGGGATTACGAAAATTTAACCAGCGCGGATAACACGCCGAGTCAGCAAACGGCGATGTCGCATCAACGACGATACGACCGATCATTCAGCCCGCCGCGATCGAGCAACAGCTCCGGGTACGGTACTGGATCGAGCTCTAGATCGTTCAACGATCCACGGTTTCCGTTGGAGGGTACAATGACTAGCAGCAGTAGCGGACACAGTAGTGCCGATGATCGTTG GTACGAGCTTCTTGAACCGCAGGATCAAGACGGCGGTCATCGGCCAGACGGCACGCCGCCTCCGTTACCAGTGCGACAGAACTACCAAGCCGTGACACCTAACAAGTCCGCCCAGAAGAAGGATAAGACCCATTATGCTAGTGCCAAACAACTCGTGGATAGCTCGAAGCATCGCGAACACAGTCATGAGCATTACACAAAGGAGAACAATTATGTGTCGTCGAAAGTAATTCAAGAGAACGCGCGACACGAGAATTACCAGCGCCAGTTGGACAATACACAACATCGTGGTCAGGATCACGTAACAACGAATTATGTGAAACTACAGAAGGAGCGATACGAAATCAAGCAGGAAAATCTGTACGCATCTCAGAGGGAGCTTCACAAGAACGATGTACAGCATCATAGCCACCAGAAGCTCAGTGCGTCAAATTCTCTGCCGTTGGGACACAATGCCGTTTACAGTCTACCAAAGTCAGGCAGCAACAACAATCTTGGCAGGTACAACGAGTACGAGCAATCCGGCGGCAAGTACGACTACGAAACGCCCGCAAAACCGGACAGAAACTCGAAGTATGAGGTACAGGAAGAGAAGGTGGTCGAACGGCCGGCCAAGTACGAGCACGACGTACGAGCCCACGACAAGAGGCACGGTTACGAGTATTCAGAGGATATTTACGAGAGGAGAAATAGCAAATATGACATGGAATTAGCCAAGTACGAGATGGAGTGTCAGCATGGTGGTAATGAGAGAAAACACAATAACGACAACAACGGTGAGCACGGTCGAGAGTCCATAAAGTACGAGATGCCGCACGACTTTAAAGTAGGCGAAAAGGTCACCTGTCTGAAGACCAGCATGTCAGAGCGACCAGTACCGCACAAAGTAAgtgtcgaatatcgacagtcaAAGGACTTTCCGGTGAGTCTACCGCCAGAAATGAGGATATCGGATGTCAATTGCCAGGAGATGACCACGATGCCCAGCGAAGACGAGTTGTCAAATGGCTCGGGCAGCGTGTCACCGAGGTTGCGACGCGCCAACAAGCATCGCGGCGGCAATCGTACCCCGTCCAGCGGCAGCTCTAGGAACCAAAGTCCACGACCTAAGCCAGGTATGAGGAACTCGCACCGAAATTCCGCGAATCTGACATCCAGCACGCTGCAGGAGGACCTCATGAGATTGATCAATCCCGACTATATTGCCGACGATAATCAAATCCTCAACAATAATCTTATGAATAGCGTGATGAGCCCAAATCAAAATTCAAACAAGATAAACAACAATATGTTGGAGATTCAGAACAGGTGCAGGTCTAGGGAGAATCTATGCGGCAATAGCACGTCCACTCTGAGCGTGTTGCCCACGAATGGACAGGAAAACGGGAACAACGGATCGGAAGTGATCCTGACGATGGCCAGACCGGCCACAGTGATCTCGAACGCCAGTACTGCCTCGAGTCCGGCTCCAAGCGAGAATAAGTTGTCGAAAGAAGAAAG ATTATCGCCGCGCGTCACGAAACCACTTCACCCGATCATAAAATCGCACAATAATCTAACACCGATCAAAGACGTGAAGACTCACAACGACGTGAACGTAGACTGTTGGAAGAATCAGCATGCGGATTCCAACAGATCGACAAAGCAGCATCCTCAAGAATGGTCTGACGACAGGATCATCGACGGATGCAACGCAAACAC GAATCCCGTTTCGGACTTGCAGTCTCATCTATCTTCTCTCGAGTTGAGAATGGCGAGGGAGACGCGTATACGAATCTCGTTGGAGGACGAAGTGCGCCGATTGCGTGACGAAAATCGACGTTTACAGGAGTCCGAGAGTCTCCGGCTTTCCTTGGAGGATGAAAACCGGCGTCTGAAGGATGAGAATCACGCGGCCGCGCAACAACTTCGGCGCTTCACGGAGTGGTTCTTTCAAACGATGGACCatcaataa
- the LOC105841124 gene encoding signal-induced proliferation-associated 1-like protein 2 isoform X2, which produces MSRKLIRGIINAIACLTPSPRKRKREKGDNGGNEKVNLPRSDALIADAADEPRSTKETENEEMIASLSMNGGGNGGPVSRVGRGLALHRSNSSLELPHSPDPASRVPETPLRREYGSHGSIDVVAQSITNGENFFAMLQDFRPAEQRGAVTGDYLRRVHQQDASGQPLDVDEVCGPTGAGSSPKLRLKLNRLWGGKPPRAMEETCASPVVSADVEERHRRRAFAHYDCQSLTANLGYAAKLRGILLARRRNTATGASAASALRASTPDETPEEDAGDGKGNDLLESCPFFRNEIGGEGEREVGLTRCAQGNGIHRPSLSYGVSVLEPPPGETLWKNTCPLQKRPLPIESVDEGAHYYRRYFLGREHQNWFGMDEQLGPVAISIRKDVSQYRVIVRTSELLTLRGSVPEEALGIRPQGRPPTRELLELVAPEVQLGCLRLGTPAAEEALARLDEQGLSNRYKVGVLYCRSGQRTEEEMYNNQHAGPALLEFLDAIGQRIRLRGFEGYKAGLDTRTDSTGTHAVAATHRGTEVTFHVSTMLPFTPNNRQQLLRKRHIGNDIVTIVFQEPGALPFSPRRIRSQFQHVFIIVRAINPCTENTQYSIAVSRSKEVPIFGPPIPQGAAFTKGKAFADFILAKVINAENAAHRSEKFATMATRTRQEYLKDLATNYASTTVVDTGQKFSMLSFSSKKKTAVRPRLSCDASQRGAICWQVILEDSNQNTDCYLGISIDTIVLIEEHSRQIVFVTPCVSVLGWHAQTNSLRLYHHQGECITIHVRGDYGERDELMEIVARLRAVTQGAPASELSLKRNSLGQLGFHVQPDGVVTQVESMGLSWQAGLRQASRLVEICKVAVSTLSHDQMVDLLKTSAQVTVTVIPPTNDGNPRRGCTLQNCHYLSNNYEGDYENLTSADNTPSQQTAMSHQRRYDRSFSPPRSSNSSGYELLEPQDQDGGHRPDGTPPPLPVRQNYQAVTPNKSAQKKDKTHYASAKQLVDSSKHREHSHEHYTKENNYVSSKVIQENARHENYQRQLDNTQHRGQDHVTTNYVKLQKERYEIKQENLYASQRELHKNDVQHHSHQKLSASNSLPLGHNAVYSLPKSGSNNNLGRYNEYEQSGGKYDYETPAKPDRNSKYEVQEEKVVERPAKYEHDVRAHDKRHGYEYSEDIYERRNSKYDMELAKYEMECQHGGNERKHNNDNNGEHGRESIKYEMPHDFKVGEKVTCLKTSMSERPVPHKVSVEYRQSKDFPVSLPPEMRISDVNCQEMTTMPSEDELSNGSGSVSPRLRRANKHRGGNRTPSSGSSRNQSPRPKPGMRNSHRNSANLTSSTLQEDLMRLINPDYIADDNQILNNNLMNSVMSPNQNSNKINNNMLEIQNRCRSRENLCGNSTSTLSVLPTNGQENGNNGSEVILTMARPATVISNASTASSPAPSENKLSKEERLSPRVTKPLHPIIKSHNNLTPIKDVKTHNDVNVDCWKNQHADSNRSTKQHPQEWSDDRIIDGCNANTNPVSDLQSHLSSLELRMARETRIRISLEDEVRRLRDENRRLQESESLRLSLEDENRRLKDENHAAAQQLRRFTEWFFQTMDHQ; this is translated from the exons AATGAAGAGATGATCGCGAGTCTGTCAATGAACGGCGGCGGCAACGGCGGGCCGGTGAGCCGCGTGGGCCGTGGATTGGCCCTTCACAGGTCCAACTCCAGTCTGGAGCTTCCGCACAGTCCGGATCCTGCCTCCAGGGTGCCAGAGACGCCTCTCAGGAGGGAGTATGGTTCCCATG GAAGCATCGACGTAGTGGCGCAGTCCATCACAAACGGCGAGAACTTCTTCGCTATGCTGCAGGACTTTCGACCAGCGGAGCAGCGCGGCGCTGTCACCGGTGACTATCTGCGCCGCGTCCATCAGCAGGACGCGTCCGGTCAGCCGCTCGACGTGGACGAGGTCTGCGGCCCGACCGGCGCCGGTTCCAGTCCGAAGTTGCGGCTGAAGTTGAACAGATTGTGGGGCGGCAAGCCACCGCGGGCGATGGAGGAGACGTGCGCCAGCCCAGTGGTGTCGGCCGACGTGGAGGAGCGGCACCGGAGACGCGCCTTTGCCCATTACGATTGCCAATCGTTGACAGCGAATCTAGGCTACGCCGCGAAGCTCCGAGGGATTCTTCTTGCGAGGAGGAGAAACACGGCCACTGGGGCGTCCGCTGCCAGCGCGCTGCGAGCATCCACTCCCGACGAGACGCCCGAGGAGGACGCCGGCGACGGAAAAG GTAATGACTTGCTAGAGTCATGTCCCTTTTTCCGCAACGAAATCGGCGGCGAGGGAGAACGCGAGGTCGGCCTCACTCGCTGCGCCCAGGGCAACGGAATTCACAGACCGTCATTGTCTTACGGTGTCTCAGTGTTGGAGCCACCGCCCGGCGAGACTTTGTGGAAAAATACTTGTCCACTGCAGAAACGGCCCCTGCCCATTGAAAGTGTCGACGAAGGGGCCCACTACTACCGGCGATACTTCCTCG GACGAGAGCATCAGAACTGGTTTGGCATGGACGAACAGCTAGGTCCGGTGGCCATCAGTATCCGCAAGGACGTCAGTCAGTACCGCGTGATTGTGCGTACATCAGAGTTACTAACGTTACGCGGCTCTGTGCCGGAGGAGGCTCTCGGCATCAGGCCACAAGGTCGGCCGCCCACCAGGGAACTTCTGGAACTTGTTGCGCCTGAAGTGCAATTGGGATGTCTGAGGCTCGGCACACCCGCCGCCGAGGAAGCACTGGCGAGGCTGGACGAACAGGGATTATCCAACAGGTACAAAGTTGGCGTGCTGTATTGCCGATCTGGTCAGAGGACAGAGGAGGAGATGTACAACAATCAGCACGCCGGTCCAGCCCTCCTGGAATTCCTGGACGCTATTG GCCAAAGAATAAGACTGCGAGGATTCGAGGGTTACAAGGCCGGACTGGACACCAGAACCGACTCGACGGGTACGCACGCGGTAGCGGCGACGCATCGCGGCACGGAAGTCACCTTTCACGTGTCCACCATGCTACCCTTCACGCCTAACAACCGGCAGCAGCTGCTGAGGAAGAGGCACATCGGAAATGACATAGTCACGATAGTTTTTCAG GAACCTGGTGCGTTACCATTCAGTCCGCGAAGAATACGCTCCCAGTTTCAACACGTGTTCATCATCGTGCGAGCCATAAATCCTTGTACCGAAAACACACAATACAGCATAGCAGTGTCCAGGAGCAAAGAAGTACCCATCTTTGGGCCGCCCATTCCGCAGGGTGCTGCGTTCACAAAGGGAAAGGCTTTCGCAGACTTTATTCTGGCCAAGGTCATAAACGCCGAAAATGCGGCTCACAG ATCCGAAAAGTTCGCTACAATGGCCACGAGGACGAGACAAGAATATCTGAAAGACCTAGCTACGAATTATGCTAGCACCACAGTTGTCGACACGGGCCAAAAGTTCT CGATGCTCTCCTTCAGTAGCAAAAAGAAGACAGCAGTGCGACCGAGACTTTCCTGCGATGCATCACAGCGCGGCGCGATTTGCTGGCAAGTCATACTCGAAGACAGCAATCAAAATACCGATTGTTATTTAGGCATAAGCATAGACACCATCGTGTTGATCGAAGAACATTCCAGGCAGATAGTATTTGTCACTCCGTGCGTGAGCGTGCTTGGATGGCACGCCCAAACAAACAG TTTAAGATTGTATCATCATCAAGGCGAATGCATTACCATACACGTACGCGGTGATTACGGCGAGCGGGACGAATTAATGGAAATTGTGGCTCGACTACGTGCCGTAACTCAGGGTGCACCGGCCTCCGAGTTGTCGCTGAAAAGGAACAGTCTCGGACAATTGGGCTTCCACGTTCAGCCCGATGGCGTCGTGACGCAGGTCGAGAGTATGGGGCTGTCGTGGCAAGCCGGCTTGAGACAGGCCTCCAGGCTGGTCGAAATTTGCAAGGTGGCCGTATCGACTTTGAGTCACGACCAGATGGTCGATCTCTTGAAGACTAGTGCTCAAGTCACCGTCACCGTAATACCGCCGACTAATGATGGAAATCCGCGAAG AGGATGCACACTGCAAAACTGTCATTACCTGTCGAATAATTACGAAGGGGATTACGAAAATTTAACCAGCGCGGATAACACGCCGAGTCAGCAAACGGCGATGTCGCATCAACGACGATACGACCGATCATTCAGCCCGCCGCGATCGAGCAACAGCTCCGG GTACGAGCTTCTTGAACCGCAGGATCAAGACGGCGGTCATCGGCCAGACGGCACGCCGCCTCCGTTACCAGTGCGACAGAACTACCAAGCCGTGACACCTAACAAGTCCGCCCAGAAGAAGGATAAGACCCATTATGCTAGTGCCAAACAACTCGTGGATAGCTCGAAGCATCGCGAACACAGTCATGAGCATTACACAAAGGAGAACAATTATGTGTCGTCGAAAGTAATTCAAGAGAACGCGCGACACGAGAATTACCAGCGCCAGTTGGACAATACACAACATCGTGGTCAGGATCACGTAACAACGAATTATGTGAAACTACAGAAGGAGCGATACGAAATCAAGCAGGAAAATCTGTACGCATCTCAGAGGGAGCTTCACAAGAACGATGTACAGCATCATAGCCACCAGAAGCTCAGTGCGTCAAATTCTCTGCCGTTGGGACACAATGCCGTTTACAGTCTACCAAAGTCAGGCAGCAACAACAATCTTGGCAGGTACAACGAGTACGAGCAATCCGGCGGCAAGTACGACTACGAAACGCCCGCAAAACCGGACAGAAACTCGAAGTATGAGGTACAGGAAGAGAAGGTGGTCGAACGGCCGGCCAAGTACGAGCACGACGTACGAGCCCACGACAAGAGGCACGGTTACGAGTATTCAGAGGATATTTACGAGAGGAGAAATAGCAAATATGACATGGAATTAGCCAAGTACGAGATGGAGTGTCAGCATGGTGGTAATGAGAGAAAACACAATAACGACAACAACGGTGAGCACGGTCGAGAGTCCATAAAGTACGAGATGCCGCACGACTTTAAAGTAGGCGAAAAGGTCACCTGTCTGAAGACCAGCATGTCAGAGCGACCAGTACCGCACAAAGTAAgtgtcgaatatcgacagtcaAAGGACTTTCCGGTGAGTCTACCGCCAGAAATGAGGATATCGGATGTCAATTGCCAGGAGATGACCACGATGCCCAGCGAAGACGAGTTGTCAAATGGCTCGGGCAGCGTGTCACCGAGGTTGCGACGCGCCAACAAGCATCGCGGCGGCAATCGTACCCCGTCCAGCGGCAGCTCTAGGAACCAAAGTCCACGACCTAAGCCAGGTATGAGGAACTCGCACCGAAATTCCGCGAATCTGACATCCAGCACGCTGCAGGAGGACCTCATGAGATTGATCAATCCCGACTATATTGCCGACGATAATCAAATCCTCAACAATAATCTTATGAATAGCGTGATGAGCCCAAATCAAAATTCAAACAAGATAAACAACAATATGTTGGAGATTCAGAACAGGTGCAGGTCTAGGGAGAATCTATGCGGCAATAGCACGTCCACTCTGAGCGTGTTGCCCACGAATGGACAGGAAAACGGGAACAACGGATCGGAAGTGATCCTGACGATGGCCAGACCGGCCACAGTGATCTCGAACGCCAGTACTGCCTCGAGTCCGGCTCCAAGCGAGAATAAGTTGTCGAAAGAAGAAAG ATTATCGCCGCGCGTCACGAAACCACTTCACCCGATCATAAAATCGCACAATAATCTAACACCGATCAAAGACGTGAAGACTCACAACGACGTGAACGTAGACTGTTGGAAGAATCAGCATGCGGATTCCAACAGATCGACAAAGCAGCATCCTCAAGAATGGTCTGACGACAGGATCATCGACGGATGCAACGCAAACAC GAATCCCGTTTCGGACTTGCAGTCTCATCTATCTTCTCTCGAGTTGAGAATGGCGAGGGAGACGCGTATACGAATCTCGTTGGAGGACGAAGTGCGCCGATTGCGTGACGAAAATCGACGTTTACAGGAGTCCGAGAGTCTCCGGCTTTCCTTGGAGGATGAAAACCGGCGTCTGAAGGATGAGAATCACGCGGCCGCGCAACAACTTCGGCGCTTCACGGAGTGGTTCTTTCAAACGATGGACCatcaataa